A part of Aegilops tauschii subsp. strangulata cultivar AL8/78 chromosome 2, Aet v6.0, whole genome shotgun sequence genomic DNA contains:
- the LOC141041272 gene encoding uncharacterized protein, producing MDDGKLTTLTKHITTHGTTVLEVVYTNDPRTVERIIKKYEEWLKEEKNKFVGLDLEYTRKSSYIRQGIAVVQLAMREHVLVYHYCRSERSQALVDFLQWKAVTFTSVDTWNDKTMLARAWIKIPDEHHVDIQRLLCIKGGGERDSMGDLAAAIIDPSYKNMKKSFPKEKHQFWEWKPLSPIHLEYAEKDGYVSYELYRRILIIKNGIRHLHQQPMKERLRPCKSNDEGSSSGWKRWKGNSGW from the coding sequence ATGGACGACGGGAAACTAACAACACTCACCAAACACATCACTACCCATGGTACAACCGTGCTCgaggtggtgtacaccaacgacccaaGGACCGTGGAGCGGATCATCAAAAAGTACGAAGAATGGCTAAAGGAGGAGAAGAACAAGTTCGTCGGCCTCGACCTCGAGTACACACGTAAGAGCAGTTACATACGACAAGGGATCGCCGTCGTCCAACTTGCCATGCGCGAGCATGTCCTTGTATACCACTACTGCAGATCTGAGCGCTCCCAGGCGTTAGTTGACTTCCTGCAATGGAAAGCGGTAACTTTCACTAGCGTCGACACCTGGAACGACAAGACCATGCTTGCCCGTGCATGGATCAAAATTCCAGATGAGCACCACGTCGACATCCAGAGGCTATTATGCATCAAGGGTGGTGGAGAAAGGGACTCCATGGGTGACCTTGCagcggccatcatcgacccctcaTACAAGAACATGAAGAAATCATTCCCAAAGGAGAAGCACCAGTTCTGGGAGTGGAAGCCACTTTCCCCGATACACCTTGAGTACGCGGAAAAGGATGGGTATGTTAGCTACGAGTTGTACCGTAGAATCCTAATCATCAAGAACGGGATACGTCACCTCCACCAACAACCAATGAAAGAAAGACTCCGCCCATGTAAGAGCAATGACGAGGgatcttccagcggctggaagcGCTGGAAGGGAAACAGTGGTTGGTAA